CTGAGGACCAAAGGCTTAGCTGTTTTGTGGATGTGAAATTTTGAAGTGTGCTCATTCCTGGAGGGACTTTAAAGGGATAATCAAAGCTGTCTGGGGCAGTGTGACACTTTCCACCTGTAAACATATATGATGAGTAGTCATCAGATGCTGCTTTTCATCTTTGTCTTACCCATTCTTGTGCTACTGAGAAAATTTAGAAGCAGcttttggcttttatttcttaattgATTTTGGATTGTACTTTTCTGCATGATGTCTCTTCATATACATCTACTTTCCTAGTAGAAGCTGACATTTTTAACTGCTACTTTTGTAAAATGTTGGTTTGTAATTCATAAGAGGCTGATGACCTGGATTGCTTCTTAGGAAAgttggtgtttgttttctggttttctttttttataatcTTGTGTAGACCAAATGGTATCCACCATTCTCTATGGAGTTCTGAGCATGAGCAGTGTGTTTTGGTCTGTTATGGTGTGCAACTATTTATACTGTCTTTTGATTTGTTCTTCCAGGAATTGGATCTGTTTACTTTCATGCCACACTCAGTTTCCTGGGCCAGATGCTGGATGAGCTGGCTGTTCTCTGGGTCCTGATGTGTGCTCTTGCCACGTGTTTCCCTAGGAGATACCCGCCCAGAGTTTTTTGAAATGACAGCTAATGCTACAATAATACATGTATGTACACATTCATGTTTCTTGAAACTTCTTGTGGAAACACCTAAACCTGCACATAATGGCACTGAGTTGCCATCCAGCCTTACCACTGCTGCTGCTATGTTTCTCACTCCATTCTGTTCTGAATGCTTGTATCTTAGTCCATTTTGTTCTGAATTCCTGAGTCTGCATTTGCTCAGGATGAGGTCACTCACCTCTGGAAGTGTTTGTTCTTGTTGATTCTAGGGAGACCTTTGCAGTGAGTCATTTAAATAAGTTACAGCTAATGTAAGAGAAGTCACCTCACTCTTCCTTTTGTATATGCTGAAGTGCAAAAGTGGACCTGTGAAAGTCAGCTGAATGTTCACCTGAATATTTAAGGCTGTGATTAAGGATGGTGTTTCATTATCAAAGGCTGTTTCTTTAGAagcctatttttttaaaaggatattttctttttcttgcaggTTTAAAACAAAGCACATCATAGCCAGTTTAAAGAATTTAATTGTGGTTTGCCCTCTGctaaaaaaaattgtactgTAAACTTTGTATAAACTTTCTTTCATGCAGTAAAGAAGTTGAGGTAGTAGAAAGGTTTGAATTGCAGCACCAGTGTTGTTCTTTCTGAAGATTGCCAAGACCGCTGCCTGTTGCCCTCTTACACTGTTATTATTTGATGCCTGGATTAACCATTCCTCAAAATAGCTTGCACGAGGAAAAGGGTACCTTTAATTACTGTGTACAGCCTATGTGTATGGCCCAGTtctcttcagcatcttcattaacagcttggatgcaggactggaagggatactaaatAAGTTTGcaaatgacacaaaactgggaggagctgttgatcCCTCAAAACCAGGGAGGCCTTGCGGGGAGACCTTGACAAatcagaggactgggcaatcaccaaccatatcAAGTTCAAGaaggggaagtgctggattctgcacctgggaggGGGCAACCCTGTGTTACCTAAAATTCAGAGGGAAAAAGTTTCTGAGACATTAATATAGGAAAGGTAAAGATCAGttctttaataaatattttcaggtgtATGGTGCATATAGGTGCTCCAGCCAGCACCCCCACTGAAAGCTTTCATAGGTATAAAGTATACAGAGACACACAGTATATGTAGGTGCAGATAGTATATAGATGTAGACATGTGCTACACTACAGGAGTTACACAAATTTATAACACTGCCTAATAATCATAACTAAAGATTACATCCAACTGAGGAACTGTTGTCCCTCAAACCACCTCGATGCCACCACCAGAACCTCCTTCAGATATGCCCCTTGGCTCACCTCCTTAGAATTGAGTTGGAGGTCTCATGACcccttttttttcaaggaaagatggtgaagggtagtgaactgtgatttttaaaacatgatgATATAGTTGATTGCTTTACAGAAGTCAagtcactgattttttttcttctcttttttttttttttaatgtgtggaTGTCTGTTCTCAGGCACATTTTTATTTGCCTCGCAGCATATCTGGGCTGTCTGCTTTGCTTACTTTGATGGTGCCCTGAGATACCTGAGCAGGGCCCTGTCATAAGGTTCTAGCCCAGTGAAAGGTGGGCATTCATTGGAGTTCCCTATGTCACTCTCCTCTGTGCACACAAGAAATCACCTGTGAAGATTACATGAAGTTGGCCATGGAATGCAGATGGATTTTCAATTACAATCAAGGATAGACAGAATGGTAAATGAGACTAATGTTGTATTATCTCTTCTTCCTAAGTTAGGCAGCACTTCAGATGTCATaggaagaggagggaagtgtgttctttcctctttgaagaggagagaggaagcAGGAACGTCGAGGCACTTGAACACTAAAGTATCAAATGGCTTCTCTGGTTGGCTCTGCTTCACACTGTGTTTTTGATGTAGCATTTCTCTTGATAAAAGTTCTTTTCAAAAACCAGGGTCAAGGATTGATGTTTCTGCAGTGGGTCGCCTCTGGTGCTTGATTTACTTCTTTTATAACTGCTGGATTAAGGCCTTCTTTGAGAAAGGAGCCAGTCCAAGATGCCTATGTGCAATCCCATGTCTTTAGCTCTGATTTTGGTGTGCTTGCACATGGCCACAAGAGTGTGCTCAAAGCCCTTGCTGCTCACAGCCTGGTGTAGCACACAG
This region of Pithys albifrons albifrons isolate INPA30051 chromosome Z, PitAlb_v1, whole genome shotgun sequence genomic DNA includes:
- the ACER2 gene encoding LOW QUALITY PROTEIN: alkaline ceramidase 2 (The sequence of the model RefSeq protein was modified relative to this genomic sequence to represent the inferred CDS: deleted 1 base in 1 codon; substituted 3 bases at 3 genomic stop codons); the encoded protein is MPAYLLWIRSSELDWCEDNYTIVPTIVEFYSTISNILVFVLPPICMCLFRQYAICFNSGINLIWTFLAVVGIGSVYFHATLSFLGQMLDELAVLWVLMCALATCFPRRYPPRVFXNDIKKLRSQVTDFFSSLFFFFNVWMSVLRHIFICLAAYLGCLLCLLXWCPEIPEQGPVIRFXPSERWAFIGVPYVTLLCAHKKSPVKIT